In Pectobacterium brasiliense, the genomic stretch GAGCACCGTGGCATTCCGGGCACGGTGCGTACACGCTCGGGAGGAACAGCAACTCCACGCTCACAAAGCCTTCGCCTTCGCACTTTGGGCATCGTCCCTGTGCGACGTTGAAGGAAAAACGCCCTGGCCCATAGCGGCGCCGCTGTGCTGCAGGTGTGGCCGCGAACAGCTTGCGTACGCCGTCGAACAAGCCGGTGTAAGTTGCCAGGTTGGACCGTGGCGTGCGGCCGATGGGCTTTTGATCAACCCGAACCAGTCGTTTGATACCGACCAATCCCGCCAAGCGGCCCGCCGTCACGACGCCTGCACTATTGCTGGCAGCACCCGGATCATCGTCTTGCAGGTCGCTGAAGGATTGCGCGCTACTGGGCGAGCTATCGCCATCGTTGTGCTCGGCGTCAACCAAAGGCGTGCCGAGCTCCTGCGCTACAAGTTCGACCAGTGCATGACTGACCAGACTCGACTTCCCAGAGCCAGAAATTCCGGTCACCGCCGTCAGACACCCCGTCGGAAACGCGGCGTCCACATTTTTAAGGTTATGGCGCACAACGCCTTCAAGGCGTAGCCACTCAAGGGCATCCCGGCGAACTTGAACCTTTCTGTCGCTCTTGGCCGGGAACAGGTAGCGCGCCGTTTTGGATCGACTAACTTTCGCTAGCCCAGCAGGAGGGCCGCTATAGAGAACTTCTCCTCCATGGGCGCCAGCGTCGGGTCCGACGTCTACCAACCAGTCCGCTTCGCCCATGGTGGCCAGATCGTGCTCCACCACAAACAAGGAATTGCCAACTCTTTTGAGCCGATGCAGTGCAGCAATCAGTGCTTCGCCGTCTGCGGGGTGTAATCCTGCAGACGGTTCATCGAGTACGTACACGACTCCGAAAAGCTGTGATACCAGTTGCGTGGCCAGACGCAGGCGTTGCAGCTCGCCCGAGGACAGCGATGGCGTCGCGCGGTCGAGCCACAGATACCCAAGCCCGAGCTGTGTCATCGCGCTGATGCGCGAGGTAATTTCCTGGGCTAATCGCTGGGCAGCAAGCACCTGCTCCTGGGCATATTCAGGTACGGGCTTTGTCGTCGATCCCGAGCGGCGTTTACCGCCAGCCGTGGTGGGAAGACCCGCATGAATGCTGGCTGCTGGGATCTCCTGTCCGAGCCTGCCTTCGGCCGCCGGAGTAAGGAGCACTGCCATCTCGTCGAGCGTCAACCGCCCGAGCTCAACGATGTCGAGACCCGAGAAGGTGACCGTCAAAGCCTCAGGCTTGATGCGCTTTCCACCACAAACATGGCAGTCGCTACTGACCATGAATGCCGCGGCCCGCTCGCGCATACGCGCGCTCTTGCTGTGTGCGTAGGTGTGCAAGACATGCCGCTTCGCACTGCTGAATGTGCCCATGTAGCTTGGCGACAAACCAGTCTTTTGCGCGGCCTTGGCTTCCTCATGGCTGGCTCCGGCATACACCGGGACGGTAGGCTGCTCTTCAGTAAAAAGAATCCAGTCGCGCAATTTCTTGGGAAGCTTTCGCCATGGCACATCGACGTCGTGTCCCAGCATGACGAGGATGTCCCGCAGATTCTGCCCACCCCACGCAGTGGGCCAGGCCGCTACAGCGCGCTCGCGAATCGTCAGGCCGTCATTCGGAACCATCGACTGTTCGGTAACTTCATAGACTTTGCCCATGCCGTGGCAATGCGGGCATGCACCTTCCGGTGTGTTGGGCGAAAAGTCTTCCGCATACAGCATGGGGTGCCCCACGGGATACCGGCCCGCACGGGAGTAAAGGAGCCGCACCAAATTGGAAATGCCGCTCAGACTCCCAATAGAGGACCGAGCGGTAGGTGTACCCCGACGCTGTTGCAGCGCCACGGCGGGTGGCAGACCGTCGATAGCGTCCACATCCGGCGTACCCGCTTGGTCGATCAGCCGACGTGCATAAGGCGCAACTGATTCCAAGTAGCGACGCTGCGACTCGGCATATAAGGTGCCGAAAGCCAAGGACGACTTGCCCGAACCCGAGATACCCGTGAAGACCACCAGCGAATCACGGGGAATCTCAACGTCAATGTTCTTTAGGTTGTTTTCCCGTGCCCCGCGAATACTCACAAACCCGTGATTTTTAGATATTTCGTTCTTCATAATGTCGACTGATATCGTGGTTTCTTCCGAATTTGCAGGAGCGCAAAATGCTGTGCCCCCGCAATGATTCCGTTGCCTCCGTATTGCGTTGCTACACCCATTGAGGCCACAGCATCCACATCACAGCATTTGCATACGTTGGATTCGGACGACTTGCCACAGGTGCGTTCTCCGTTTTTCCTAAAGTCCGGGCAACGCCGCACTGCGCTTACGCTGCCCAAGACGAATCAGTTGCTCCCAGCAGCCGTAACAATATCAACCGAGCTATAAGCCAGTACCAGCCTCAGTTCTAATTTTTAGCTGGTTTCTGACTGTATACATGACTAAGCAATAAAGGATCAGCATTCCGATAAATGACCAGCTCGCTTTCTTCTATCGAGAAAGCCCGCCCATACTGTCAGAGCGAATGCCAAAAATACGAATATTGCAGCGATCAAAGGTGTGGATGTCAAACTTCCCCTTGCCACGATCATCCCCCCTATAGAAGCGCCTCCGGCGATCCCCAAATTGAATGCCGCGATATTCAGCCCGGAAGCGACATCCACGGCAGACGGCACATAACGCTCGGCTTGTTTAACGGCATAAAACTGAAGACCAGGAACGTTTCCGAAGGCGACTGCACCCCATATCAGAACGGTGATG encodes the following:
- a CDS encoding excinuclease ABC subunit UvrA, giving the protein MKNEISKNHGFVSIRGARENNLKNIDVEIPRDSLVVFTGISGSGKSSLAFGTLYAESQRRYLESVAPYARRLIDQAGTPDVDAIDGLPPAVALQQRRGTPTARSSIGSLSGISNLVRLLYSRAGRYPVGHPMLYAEDFSPNTPEGACPHCHGMGKVYEVTEQSMVPNDGLTIRERAVAAWPTAWGGQNLRDILVMLGHDVDVPWRKLPKKLRDWILFTEEQPTVPVYAGASHEEAKAAQKTGLSPSYMGTFSSAKRHVLHTYAHSKSARMRERAAAFMVSSDCHVCGGKRIKPEALTVTFSGLDIVELGRLTLDEMAVLLTPAAEGRLGQEIPAASIHAGLPTTAGGKRRSGSTTKPVPEYAQEQVLAAQRLAQEITSRISAMTQLGLGYLWLDRATPSLSSGELQRLRLATQLVSQLFGVVYVLDEPSAGLHPADGEALIAALHRLKRVGNSLFVVEHDLATMGEADWLVDVGPDAGAHGGEVLYSGPPAGLAKVSRSKTARYLFPAKSDRKVQVRRDALEWLRLEGVVRHNLKNVDAAFPTGCLTAVTGISGSGKSSLVSHALVELVAQELGTPLVDAEHNDGDSSPSSAQSFSDLQDDDPGAASNSAGVVTAGRLAGLVGIKRLVRVDQKPIGRTPRSNLATYTGLFDGVRKLFAATPAAQRRRYGPGRFSFNVAQGRCPKCEGEGFVSVELLFLPSVYAPCPECHGARYNPATLEIKWKDLTIAQVLDLTVKDACEVFSDEPAVLRPLMLLHDIGLGYLRLGQPATELSGGEAQRIKLVTELQRLQHGNTLYVLDEPTTGLHPADVDRLLLQLDGLVQAGNTVVVVEHDMRVVAACDWVIDMGPGAGNSGGRVVVSGPPEVVAAVKASRTAPYLSNELVGKQTACFVRSTSKA